Sequence from the Cydia strobilella chromosome 14, ilCydStro3.1, whole genome shotgun sequence genome:
AACTCAGAAGCTCTTCCGTttctgtaaatataaataaaaccccGTCAAGTGCGAGTCACTCACTTAAATTATAACACCGATTTATTCTGACTCCAAACACATATCAAAAGGATATCAAAAGGTTACGAACATAGATTTAGGCTGGTCCTGGCCTGGTCAGGACCAGGCCAGGCAGCGCCGCGGTATCGTGTTAAAGTAATAgtaatatcgtttattgcaaaccatggtacaatGCAATAGATGTTACAAAGGAAAAACATCACATGGCACCCTGGCACCATGGCAATTATTCTTAAAACTACATGaactaaatattatatattatttagtacAGATAACTAAATATACTTTTATTGCTCCTTTACGGTCCTTCTTTATAAAGTGTCTAAGAATGGTTCAGGAAGAATGAGATTATCTTTGCGACGCGCACTCTTATTACATTCAAAtaggtgtaaattatttttgacaaatgaAGTTATTCCCAAGATATACAGAGGGGAGAGTCAATATTTGAACTTTCTGAAAGTGAGGTTTGCAACTGTCGGTCTGTGGAATATTTACCAATATACGGATGTACAATATTACTGGAAATGGAGAGACTGTAGACGGAGGCAGAACCGGGGTATTAGGGTAGTATAATGAATAGTCGAGTGTAGGTATCGCTGATCCAAGCAATGTTCCAATCCAAGcaattctttatttaagaccATCGGGGATCATTGGGTTAGTAAttaccttaaatttaaataatcttatGAATCTTATCTAAGTGTTAgaactatatacataactatccttaataactataactatactataactgtatatatatatttatttatttatcactgCGTGCGTGTATCAAGCAGCAGTTATTCAGATACAGGCAATCAATTCTGTCTGCTAACATTCTCAGAATGCCGTTTTGatttctcatggatcccattatcagaactcttgacaaaaatgtgtcttgaaccGAGGTTAGGCCTCCCTACCTTCTTATACAATTTACATGTACTCTGTCGGCTTGGCAGATGGGATGGGCCGTACGTAAACATCAATATGTAGGTCGCCGGCATCACCTTTGAGACACTGAGGTAATTCTTCCATCGgttaattaaaatgtacatacccTTTTTGAGCTTAGGTGACAGCTTGGTTGTGTAAGATCAttctataatatttaacatttttagggtcccgtacctaatgggtaaaaacgggaccctattactaagactccgctgtctgtctgtccgtctgtctgtcaccaggctgtatctcataaaccgtgatagatagacagttgaaagtgtTGAAACCTTCACAGAtgattttctgttgccgctatgacaacgaatactataaaataaataaattaaaatataaaaaacacgATTGctggattatttttatttattttatactttattacaacattacacacattacattttatttattattatttatgtataattaaggtaactgaaaagctaaaaataattttgatgaaaGTACACTTAAGGTCGTTTACAGTAAATAGTtagtatattaaatatagtaaTACACATGTTGTGAGCGCTTTTTTTTCTTAGTACTAATTTGCTACTAGTTGGTAATgctaaccaaagatagatataactccgtaatagatggatacagtctaaggaaaaaacgtgcctcgaaaatcaagaaaatttgattctcgttcagagggcgctactagttttggcctacagtcgtatagatggcgttgacggtttcgtttgttatttaacaattttaacgcatatcagtgaaaaaaacatgggtcaaaatcatcaaaataattaatgcaaataaaaaaaatcatttatctatatttaaatacattttatcgtatttttacaaatcttcaattttagttttaaagtgtgtcgacagatggcagtgaatttactggggttacaaaatttactatgacagtaccgctctagtataagttactctatgtgctGACCTACAGCGTCTATGTGACCGTGTTGCTTCCTTATCTTCTACGAACGTGAATAACCATGGTCTactatatcccggtcaacataagtctagtgaatttaaatttgaatataaatgtacacttacggtcatttacagTACTGACTGACTGTATCTGTGTATTAAATTTTCGTATTCGTATCTCTCATCTACGGCGCCGGCGGCGGGTACGTAACCGTACTGGTGGTCAATGGTGGTCTCGACGCCGTTTCTGATTGAACCTGCATATGTGTAACTTCGGGCATTGGTGGAGGCGGCAGGTACAAAGTCTACCAGGACTCGTAGAGCGAATATGGTGGCGGTGGCACTTGGGGTCTCGACAACGTTTCTGATTCAGCCTGCATATCTGCAATTTCGGGCATGGGTGGAGGCGGCAGGCAGGGGTCGTGGGATGCGTATGGTGGCGGCGGCACTTGTGGTCTCGACAACGTTGCTAATGGGGCGCCCTGCACATCTGAAACTTCGGGCATGGGTGGAGGCGGCAGATACAGAGGCGACCAGGGCTCTTGGAGCGAATATGGTGGCGGCGGCACTCGTAGTCTCGACAACGTTGCTAATGGGGCGCCCTGCACATCTGAAACTTCGGGCGTGGGTGGAGGCGGCAGGTATAGAGGCGACCAGGGCTCTTGGAGCGAGTATGGTGGCAGCGGCACTTGTGGTCTCGACAACGTTGCTAATGGGGCGCCCTGCACATCTGAAACTTCGGGCATGGGTGGAGGCGGCAGGCAGGGGTCGTGGAGCGAGTATGGTGGCGGTGGCACTTGTGGTCTTGACAACGTTGCTAATGGGGCGCCCTGCACATCTGAAACTTCGGGCATGGGTGGAGGCGGCAGGCAGGGGTCGTGGAATGCGTATGGTGGCGGTAGCATTGGTGGTCCCAACGTTGCTAATGGGGCGGGATAAAGTGGGACTACGCCAATAATTGCCATATTTGTAGAGGCAATAACTGTCCTGTTGCCTGTTGTTGTATTCacacatataaaaaaacttctGACCGGATTCACCGAGTCCAGCACATGCAACCAACTGCCTTCTATCCACGGGAACGACATGATTAAGATTGACGCACGTAGTTACAGGATGCAGTCTCAAGTAGTAATAGAACCTTTATTTGATAATGCCTAACCTTTAACTTTGTGTAACTTCGGGCATTGGTGGAGGCGGCAGGTACAAAGTCTACCAGGACTCGTAGAGCGAATATGGTGGCGGTGGCACTTGTGGTCTCGACAACGTTTCTGATTAAGCCTGCATATCTGCAATTTCGGGCATGGGTGGAGGCGGCAGGCAGGGGTCGTGGGATGCGTATGGTGGCGGCGGCACTTGTGGTCTCGACAACGTTGCTAATGGGGCGCCCTGCACATCTGAAAGTTCGGGCATGGGTGGAGGCGGCAGATACAGAGGCGACCAGGGCTCTTGGAGCGAATATGGTGGCGGTGGCACTTGTGGTCTCGACAACGTTGCTAATGGGGCGCCCTGCACATCTGAAACTTCGGGCGTGGGTGGAGGCGGCAGGTATAGAGGCGACCAGGGCTCTTGGAGCGAGTATAGTGGCAGCGGCACTTGTGGTCTCGACAACGTTGCTAATGGGGCGCCCTGCACATCTGAAACTTCGGGCATGGGTGGAGGCGGCAGGCAGGGGTCGTGGAGCGAGTATGGTGGCGGTGGCACTTGTGGTCTCGACAACGTTGCTAATGGGGCGGCCTGCACATCTGAAACTTCGGGCATGGGTGGAGGCGGCAGGCAGGGGTCGTGGAATGCGTATGGTGGCGGTAGCATTGGTGGTCCCAACGTtgctagttagttagttagttagttagttatgctgggcattttccgcaaatcgacatccaaatgtgcctattttgcgtgaaacgaggtagcgctactctaaccaccccagctcctccacgaagcctagcaaagtcttcaggttgctagttgcctcttttagtgtgcatggattacctaggtatttgctcctatacacttctacctgtttacagtacaggagaatatgttttgttgtttcttcttcttccatgcacgctctgcacatggggctatcagttttacccatattatgtaggtgtttgtttagtgtgttatgtcctgttattaatcctactattttacgtagttggcttcttggtgttttcagtaatattttggtaagcttgtggttcagttccggtagaatttctttggtttgcctgcatgtcttcaattcactccagtacttgttgtgcagttgtctgtgatgttgttctagttggttgtgtatgtaggatattggtagaggcataattggctcgggtccatatgccggtgtttctgaacctttcctggccagttcatccgctgcatcgtttcctcttgatccactatgcccctttatccattgtactgttac
This genomic interval carries:
- the LOC134747417 gene encoding uncharacterized protein LOC134747417 — translated: MAIIGVVPLYPAPLATLGPPMLPPPYAFHDPCLPPPPMPEVSDVQGAPLATLSRPQVPPPPYSLHDPCLPPPPMPEVSDVQGAPLATLSRPQVPLPPYSLQEPWSPLYLPPPPTPEVSDVQGAPLATLSRLRVPPPPYSLQEPWSPLYLPPPPMPEVSDVQGAPLATLSRPQVPPPPYASHDPCLPPPPMPEIADMQAESETLSRPQVPPPPYSLYESW
- the LOC134747418 gene encoding uncharacterized protein LOC134747418: MLPPPYAFHDPCLPPPPMPEVSDVQAAPLATLSRPQVPPPPYSLHDPCLPPPPMPEVSDVQGAPLATLSRPQVPLPLYSLQEPWSPLYLPPPPTPEVSDVQGAPLATLSRPQVPPPPYSLQEPWSPLYLPPPPMPELSDVQGAPLATLSRPQVPPPPYASHDPCLPPPPMPEIADMQA